The Cystobacter fuscus DSM 2262 genome contains a region encoding:
- a CDS encoding serine/threonine-protein kinase encodes MADSRNCETCGGTVPVDTDICPRDGTVLLDFSTAPRLADPGSTRETSPGKNVHVMEDVSAQDTLVGLKVGEYELGQRIGVGGMGLVYDGIQPLIGKRVAVKVLRPELAAAEEQVARLLAEARAVNAIRHRGIVDIFGFGQVPDGRQYIIMEYLEGVALDAHLAERGRIPVPEVLDILDEVLSALGAAHGAGVVHRDLKPSNVFLVKQPDGSRYVKLLDFGLAKMGLPAGRTAQTRTDMVVGTPEYMAPEQARGQPVGPMTDLYALGVVAFEMITGRLPFTGTSPVDLLMKHVDARPPKPSEFLPGLPPALDAFILQMLTKDPEARPGSAELLRRQLQRLRDSLQVPAEVPAPPPAPSAPVRQSKPTVVESQLPALPEPPPLDAQEPLPTLEPLKTTPSVELPRAGGHSRRWLLPLGLGALGLGVVGGAVLVLRERPSPPVPPVAVTAPPRAQPQPPPQVATAQVPPASAAAPVTGPSTETQTPAPTGESATPVPAVAHADDAQGSTQKGRSVAAAAQAPTQFMLQGRIRKFYRDIESREAKNQKLSPAIRPTLEQIRKKVDGAVSAEERRQAAIELDGWEKLFLPRR; translated from the coding sequence ATGGCTGACTCCCGTAACTGCGAAACCTGCGGCGGCACCGTGCCCGTGGACACGGACATCTGTCCGCGCGACGGCACCGTCCTGCTCGATTTCTCGACGGCGCCGCGCCTGGCCGACCCTGGTAGCACCCGGGAGACATCACCCGGCAAGAACGTGCACGTCATGGAAGACGTCTCCGCGCAGGACACCCTCGTCGGATTGAAGGTCGGTGAGTACGAGCTCGGCCAGCGCATCGGCGTGGGCGGCATGGGGCTCGTGTACGACGGCATCCAGCCCCTCATCGGCAAGCGCGTGGCGGTCAAGGTGCTACGCCCCGAGCTCGCCGCCGCCGAGGAGCAGGTGGCGCGCCTGCTCGCCGAGGCCCGCGCCGTCAACGCCATCCGCCACCGCGGCATCGTCGACATCTTCGGCTTCGGCCAGGTGCCCGACGGCCGCCAGTACATCATCATGGAGTACCTGGAGGGGGTGGCGCTCGACGCGCACCTGGCCGAGCGCGGCCGCATCCCCGTGCCCGAGGTGCTCGACATCCTCGACGAGGTGCTCAGCGCGCTCGGTGCCGCGCACGGCGCGGGCGTCGTCCACCGCGACCTCAAGCCGAGCAACGTCTTCCTCGTGAAGCAGCCGGATGGCTCGCGCTACGTGAAGCTGCTCGACTTCGGCCTCGCGAAGATGGGCCTGCCCGCCGGGCGCACCGCCCAGACGCGCACCGACATGGTCGTGGGCACCCCCGAGTACATGGCCCCCGAGCAGGCCCGTGGCCAGCCCGTGGGTCCCATGACGGACCTCTACGCGCTGGGCGTGGTGGCCTTCGAGATGATCACCGGCCGGCTGCCCTTCACGGGCACCTCGCCGGTGGATCTGCTGATGAAGCACGTGGACGCGCGGCCGCCCAAGCCCTCCGAGTTCCTCCCCGGGCTGCCCCCCGCGCTCGACGCCTTCATCCTGCAGATGCTCACCAAGGATCCCGAGGCGCGCCCCGGGTCCGCCGAGTTGCTGCGCCGGCAGTTGCAGCGGCTGCGCGACAGCCTCCAGGTGCCCGCCGAGGTCCCCGCGCCTCCGCCCGCGCCCTCCGCGCCCGTGCGCCAGTCCAAGCCCACGGTCGTCGAGTCCCAGCTGCCCGCGCTCCCGGAGCCCCCGCCCCTCGATGCGCAAGAGCCGCTGCCCACGCTCGAGCCGTTGAAGACGACGCCCTCCGTCGAGCTGCCGCGCGCGGGAGGCCACTCGCGGCGCTGGTTGTTGCCCCTGGGCCTGGGCGCGCTCGGCCTGGGCGTCGTGGGAGGTGCCGTGCTCGTCCTGCGCGAGCGTCCGTCGCCGCCCGTGCCGCCCGTCGCCGTCACGGCCCCGCCCCGCGCGCAGCCCCAGCCTCCGCCCCAGGTGGCCACGGCCCAGGTGCCTCCGGCGTCGGCCGCGGCTCCCGTCACGGGCCCGTCCACCGAGACCCAGACTCCAGCCCCCACCGGGGAGAGCGCCACCCCGGTGCCCGCGGTCGCCCACGCCGACGACGCGCAAGGCTCGACGCAGAAGGGCCGGAGCGTGGCCGCCGCCGCCCAGGCGCCCACCCAGTTCATGCTGCAGGGCCGCATCCGCAAGTTCTATCGCGACATCGAATCGCGGGAGGCCAAGAACCAGAAGCTCAGCCCCGCCATCCGCCCCACCCTGGAGCAGATCCGCAAGAAGGTGGACGGGGCGGTGAGCGCCGAGGAGCGCCGCCAGGCGGCCATCGAACTGGATGGCTGGGAGAAGCTCTTCCTGCCCCGCCGGTGA
- a CDS encoding transglycosylase domain-containing protein yields the protein MKTVLWLVLFLIGLAGVALPAAYLHAASKLPQLETEFDLEKQLRHSIEGERMSVRAGTFEQGRSVEFPRPDFSRLPKDLVALYISQLGCPTFFQTEREDGPKWAWRLLVKVAVGANLAGDGSCERKLAMRLAMALGIEEPLQQTVAAHRLHSFLQKDQLIAYDLATVYFERGIVGVDDAAYKLFGKELDALELSQLAELSLTLPPHGFYVDAVQCRNESIIRQNRDVLLADLADYKLVTVERARNAMAQPVTCH from the coding sequence GTGAAGACCGTGCTCTGGTTGGTGTTGTTCCTCATCGGGCTGGCGGGGGTCGCGCTGCCCGCCGCCTACCTCCATGCGGCCAGCAAGTTGCCGCAGTTGGAGACCGAGTTCGACCTGGAGAAGCAGCTGCGCCACTCCATCGAGGGTGAGCGCATGAGCGTGCGCGCCGGCACCTTCGAGCAGGGCCGCTCCGTGGAGTTCCCCCGGCCGGACTTCTCCCGCCTGCCCAAGGATCTGGTCGCCCTCTACATCTCCCAGCTTGGCTGCCCCACCTTCTTCCAGACGGAGCGCGAGGATGGGCCGAAGTGGGCCTGGCGCCTGCTGGTGAAGGTGGCCGTGGGGGCCAACCTCGCGGGGGATGGCTCCTGTGAGCGCAAGCTGGCCATGCGGCTGGCCATGGCGCTGGGCATCGAGGAGCCGCTGCAGCAGACCGTGGCCGCCCACCGCCTGCACTCCTTCCTCCAGAAGGATCAGCTCATCGCCTACGACCTGGCCACGGTCTACTTCGAGCGGGGCATCGTCGGGGTGGATGACGCGGCGTACAAGCTCTTCGGCAAGGAGCTGGACGCGCTCGAGCTGTCACAGCTCGCCGAGCTGTCGCTCACCCTGCCGCCGCACGGCTTCTACGTGGACGCCGTGCAGTGCCGCAACGAGAGCATCATCCGCCAGAACCGGGACGTGCTGCTGGCGGACCTGGCCGACTACAAGCTGGTGACCGTGGAGCGGGCCCGCAACGCGATGGCCCAGCCAGTCACCTGCCACTAA
- a CDS encoding penicillin-binding protein activator: MHAPTMDARLSPCRALLLALTMLLVACKTPSAASSGTDSTPSSPGEVTQENPFPTKPTVKARQDSAADAALAQAAQQAQSAPGKKGAELFLAVRKAYPETTAGQEALYRAGVLFYESQDYANARKSFNELLFENPLHPEAEDAKLRLGRAALEVGAYRDAYLMLSSLAERAEGAEQVRLLQDAAKAGEKAGLYGQSLQIAVDLAGRAQTPEEQQAAVARVQQLVEGRAGFVDVARVVEGLPASHPAWPVLTFKLARIHYHLRDWTRLEETLNRFLAEAPSHPFAPQARELLARATRRVEVQPRTVGLLLPMTGKYKAWGEAVLRGVKLALSGSDVELVVKDTQGDVNLTGQAMEQLAYDEGAIAVLGPIASDDSRRAALLAEELQVPLLTFTRQEDITAIGPYVFRNMLTNSAQARAIADYAMKEKGLRSFAMLYPNLPYGVELANDFWDQVVDNGGQVRGAETYAHDQTTFTSEAKKLVGRYYLEDRGDYYEGVREVEQQTSGQDAFRKRKAMEKMKGSVEPIIDFEAIFIPDEWRRVSLVAPALAVEDIITNSCDARDLERIRKTTGKKTVKTVMLLGTNAWSSAKGASGLPELVERGGKFVNCSVYVDGFFVDSQRPATQRFVKAYRQAYNGDPSLLEAYGYDSARMLRQMLESKQAPQSRAELREALANLKDFDGATGKTSFDDKREARKPLFLLSVSNKGVTEVTPDQRASVGDM, translated from the coding sequence ATGCACGCCCCTACCATGGATGCCCGCCTTTCTCCGTGCCGCGCCCTGTTGCTCGCGCTGACGATGCTGCTTGTCGCCTGCAAGACGCCCTCCGCCGCGAGCTCCGGCACCGACTCCACCCCTTCCTCGCCGGGTGAAGTCACCCAGGAAAACCCCTTTCCCACCAAGCCCACCGTGAAGGCGCGCCAGGACTCCGCGGCGGACGCGGCGCTCGCGCAGGCGGCCCAGCAGGCCCAGTCGGCGCCGGGCAAGAAGGGCGCGGAGCTCTTCCTCGCGGTGCGCAAGGCCTACCCCGAGACGACCGCGGGCCAGGAGGCGCTCTACCGCGCCGGCGTGCTCTTCTACGAGTCGCAGGACTACGCCAACGCGCGCAAGTCCTTCAACGAGCTGCTCTTCGAGAACCCGCTCCATCCCGAGGCCGAGGACGCCAAGCTGCGGCTGGGCCGCGCCGCGCTCGAGGTGGGCGCCTACCGCGACGCCTACCTGATGCTCTCCAGCCTCGCCGAGCGCGCCGAGGGCGCCGAGCAGGTGCGACTGCTCCAGGACGCCGCGAAGGCCGGGGAGAAGGCGGGCCTCTACGGCCAGTCGCTGCAGATCGCCGTGGACCTGGCCGGCCGCGCGCAGACGCCCGAGGAGCAGCAGGCCGCGGTGGCCCGGGTGCAGCAACTGGTGGAGGGCCGCGCGGGCTTCGTGGACGTGGCCCGGGTGGTGGAGGGCCTGCCCGCCTCGCATCCCGCCTGGCCGGTGCTCACCTTCAAGCTGGCGCGCATCCACTACCACCTGCGTGACTGGACGCGCCTGGAGGAGACGCTCAACCGCTTCCTCGCCGAGGCCCCCTCCCATCCCTTCGCGCCCCAGGCCCGCGAGCTGCTCGCGCGCGCCACGCGGCGCGTGGAGGTGCAGCCCCGGACGGTGGGGCTCTTGCTGCCCATGACGGGCAAGTACAAGGCCTGGGGCGAGGCGGTGCTGCGGGGCGTGAAGCTGGCCCTGTCCGGCAGCGACGTGGAGCTCGTCGTCAAGGACACCCAGGGCGACGTGAACCTCACCGGCCAGGCGATGGAGCAGCTCGCCTATGACGAGGGCGCCATCGCGGTGCTCGGCCCCATCGCCTCCGATGATTCGCGGCGCGCGGCGCTCCTGGCCGAGGAGCTCCAGGTGCCGCTGCTCACGTTCACGCGCCAGGAGGACATCACCGCCATCGGGCCGTACGTCTTCCGCAACATGCTCACCAACTCCGCCCAGGCGCGCGCCATCGCCGACTACGCCATGAAGGAGAAGGGCCTGCGCAGCTTCGCCATGCTCTATCCGAACCTGCCCTACGGCGTGGAGCTGGCCAACGACTTCTGGGACCAGGTGGTGGACAACGGCGGCCAGGTGCGCGGCGCCGAGACGTACGCGCATGATCAGACGACCTTCACCTCCGAGGCCAAGAAGCTCGTGGGCCGCTACTACCTGGAGGACCGGGGCGACTACTACGAGGGCGTGCGCGAGGTGGAGCAGCAGACGAGCGGCCAGGACGCGTTCCGCAAGCGCAAGGCCATGGAGAAGATGAAGGGCAGCGTGGAGCCCATCATCGACTTCGAGGCCATCTTCATCCCCGACGAATGGCGGCGGGTGAGCCTGGTGGCCCCGGCGCTCGCGGTGGAGGACATCATCACCAACTCGTGCGACGCGCGCGACCTGGAGCGCATCCGCAAGACGACGGGCAAGAAGACCGTCAAGACGGTCATGCTGCTGGGCACCAACGCGTGGAGCAGCGCCAAGGGCGCCAGCGGCCTGCCCGAGCTCGTCGAGCGCGGGGGCAAGTTCGTCAACTGCTCGGTGTACGTGGATGGCTTCTTCGTGGACTCGCAGCGCCCGGCCACGCAGCGCTTCGTGAAGGCCTACCGCCAGGCGTACAACGGCGACCCGAGCCTCCTGGAGGCCTACGGCTATGACTCGGCGCGCATGCTGCGGCAGATGCTCGAGAGCAAGCAGGCCCCGCAGAGCCGCGCGGAGCTGCGCGAGGCGCTGGCCAACCTCAAGGACTTCGACGGCGCCACCGGCAAGACGTCCTTCGACGACAAGCGCGAGGCGCGCAAGCCCCTGTTCCTGCTGTCCGTGAGCAACAAGGGCGTCACCGAGGTGACTCCCGATCAGAGAGCGTCCGTGGGGGACATGTGA
- a CDS encoding Heterodisulfide reductase cytochrome reductase subunit, producing the protein MNDWHPTTVAAVLPAAEDLTELVLDISGTPLVGHHRMPGQFVRLSLPEVGESMFAIASAPEPSGTRWEFLLKGSSLLSERLIALEPGARVYSKQPEGQGFPLPLARGRGLLLFAVGSGISPIRSVIESIRRERGAYGQVTLYFGARTPRAFAYEDELRHWEEAGIRVVRTVSQPGDSDWQGLTGYVQAHLNEEPVENTVAFLCGQSSMVKGVIEALCARGLPREAVHLNY; encoded by the coding sequence ATGAACGACTGGCACCCCACCACCGTGGCGGCCGTGCTCCCCGCCGCGGAGGATCTCACCGAGCTCGTCCTGGACATCTCGGGCACCCCCCTGGTGGGACACCACCGGATGCCCGGGCAATTCGTGCGCCTGTCGCTGCCAGAGGTGGGCGAGAGCATGTTCGCCATCGCCTCGGCGCCCGAGCCCTCCGGCACCCGCTGGGAGTTCCTCCTCAAGGGAAGCAGCCTCCTGTCCGAGCGGCTCATCGCGCTCGAGCCCGGGGCGCGGGTGTACAGCAAGCAGCCCGAGGGCCAGGGCTTTCCCCTCCCCCTGGCACGCGGGCGGGGGTTGCTGCTGTTCGCCGTCGGCTCGGGCATCTCCCCCATCCGCTCCGTCATCGAGAGCATCCGCCGGGAGCGCGGGGCCTACGGGCAGGTGACGCTCTACTTCGGGGCGCGCACCCCGCGCGCGTTCGCCTACGAGGACGAGCTGCGCCACTGGGAGGAGGCCGGCATCCGCGTGGTGCGCACGGTGAGCCAGCCGGGAGACAGCGACTGGCAGGGGCTCACCGGCTACGTCCAGGCGCACCTGAACGAGGAGCCGGTGGAGAACACCGTGGCCTTCCTCTGTGGCCAGTCGAGCATGGTGAAGGGCGTCATCGAGGCGCTGTGCGCGCGGGGACTGCCCCGCGAGGCCGTCCACCTCAACTACTAG
- a CDS encoding CpaF family protein, whose amino-acid sequence MSMYNESLRAFLKPVLPHLDDPTVSEIMINGPTDIWIERKGKVSKIDASFTEEGLLGAARNMAQFVGRLLNDERPRLDARLPDGSRIHVVIPPIARKGTTISIRKFFKDKLTVDSLIKFKSMTPQMARLIDAGIHTKLNMLVSGGTGSGKTTLLNIVSSLIPDEERILTIEDSAELQLNQSHIVPFESRPPDKFGKGGVDMGDLLNSALRLRPDRIVVGEVRGGEAFYLVQAMNTGHGGSLATTHANTPTDTLRRIESLCLMSGIELPLVAIRAQVASAINFVICCERLHDGSRKTIALSEVLPLSEKGEYRTQDIFVFTPVTKDEEGHILGYHAPTGIIPSFVDRARAYGFNDLDESFFDPATYGVPPPPSFRLGESYNVRWVPSLKHRERGEQDPSSFKKEWLAFEQRLKDEAHDARGDKPAAPAVQVQVPAARTPAPVATPPARPALRPSATTRLPPPVEFDEPLGDDDKTPPPTPNPFAMDGDEALLPPTDEPKVQVAADLQEEIEATQSRATALSRASRPTPPARPAASVPQRPASPPVRRPLASRPPPPVPDEDLVDDASQDNSEKTAIRAMPEKPRR is encoded by the coding sequence ATGTCGATGTACAACGAGTCGCTCCGCGCCTTCCTCAAGCCCGTGCTGCCCCATCTCGACGACCCCACGGTCTCCGAGATCATGATCAACGGGCCCACCGACATCTGGATCGAACGCAAGGGCAAGGTCAGCAAGATCGACGCCTCGTTCACCGAGGAGGGGCTGCTGGGCGCCGCGCGCAACATGGCCCAGTTCGTGGGCCGTCTGCTCAACGACGAGCGACCGCGCCTGGACGCGCGCCTGCCCGACGGCAGCCGCATCCACGTCGTCATCCCGCCCATCGCCCGCAAGGGCACCACCATCTCCATCCGCAAGTTCTTCAAGGACAAGCTGACGGTCGACTCGCTCATCAAGTTCAAGTCGATGACGCCGCAGATGGCGCGCCTCATCGACGCCGGCATCCACACCAAGCTCAACATGCTGGTGTCCGGCGGAACGGGCTCGGGCAAGACGACGCTGCTCAACATCGTCTCCTCGCTCATCCCCGACGAGGAGCGCATCCTCACCATCGAGGACTCGGCGGAGCTCCAGCTCAACCAGTCCCACATCGTCCCCTTCGAGAGCCGGCCCCCGGACAAGTTCGGCAAGGGCGGCGTGGACATGGGAGACCTGCTCAACTCCGCGCTGCGTCTGCGCCCCGACCGCATCGTGGTGGGCGAGGTGCGCGGCGGCGAGGCCTTCTACCTCGTGCAGGCGATGAACACGGGCCACGGCGGCTCGCTGGCCACCACGCACGCCAACACGCCCACGGACACGCTGCGGCGCATCGAGTCGCTCTGCCTCATGTCCGGCATCGAGCTGCCCCTGGTGGCCATCCGCGCCCAGGTGGCCAGCGCCATCAACTTCGTCATCTGCTGCGAGCGCCTGCACGACGGCAGCCGCAAGACGATCGCCCTGTCCGAGGTGCTCCCGCTCAGCGAGAAGGGCGAGTACCGCACCCAGGACATCTTCGTCTTCACGCCGGTGACGAAGGACGAGGAGGGCCACATCCTCGGCTACCACGCGCCCACCGGCATCATCCCCAGCTTCGTGGACCGGGCGCGCGCCTACGGCTTCAACGACCTGGACGAGTCCTTCTTCGACCCGGCCACCTACGGCGTGCCCCCGCCGCCCTCCTTCCGCCTGGGCGAGTCGTACAACGTGCGCTGGGTGCCCTCGCTCAAGCACCGCGAGCGCGGCGAGCAGGATCCCTCCAGCTTCAAGAAGGAATGGTTGGCGTTCGAACAAAGGCTCAAGGACGAGGCGCACGACGCCAGGGGGGACAAGCCCGCCGCGCCCGCCGTGCAGGTGCAGGTGCCCGCCGCGCGGACGCCCGCGCCGGTGGCGACCCCGCCGGCCCGGCCCGCGCTCCGTCCCAGCGCGACCACCCGCCTGCCGCCGCCCGTGGAGTTCGACGAGCCGCTCGGGGACGACGACAAGACGCCGCCCCCCACGCCCAACCCCTTCGCCATGGACGGGGACGAGGCGCTCCTCCCGCCCACGGACGAGCCCAAGGTGCAGGTCGCCGCGGACCTGCAGGAGGAGATAGAGGCCACCCAGAGCCGGGCCACCGCGCTCTCGCGCGCGTCCCGTCCCACGCCTCCCGCCCGGCCCGCGGCGTCCGTGCCCCAGCGTCCCGCGTCGCCGCCCGTGCGCCGTCCGCTCGCGTCCCGGCCGCCGCCGCCCGTGCCGGACGAGGACCTGGTGGATGACGCGTCGCAAGACAATTCGGAGAAGACGGCCATCCGGGCCATGCCCGAGAAGCCGCGCCGCTGA
- a CDS encoding WD40 repeat domain-containing protein: MSRGAPRAWWAAGALLLAACRHAAPVLAPDVSARLESTPGGYLAGDAVGLADAAVLERRDFVWTLDFSPDGARVAFTHLAGQDYRLGLWSLGPPPARVVDASLNPSEFDVEALAFSADGALLASAGWDGVVRLFDAATGAPRASLRTEEPLTAVAFHPSGGYLVVGSARGLVTVLRAADLGFSFESRPHADRVSALAFAADGTLYSGGWDKRIHVLATREEAPRRDGARVRFERRSGHAVVVGSVNGGAPVRFALDARTPALVLGTAAAREAGIDTAFVQETVSLPTALGSTLARLVRAQRLRFKGLVLEGVDVAVCDACLPADVGGVLGAPFAERVDVAFDEVTSEAVLTLKAPAPPAPVEARALVFAPRATFSFEAHVNDVTVDASGRRLGVAFSEAKAERTRAVYEREKKGLGEPPSAWNAAAVVDAGSGQVLRKWTGHEGVVASAGISPDGRALVSGSWDKRLFLWREGQEAPVAERRLGWSVRRARFGPDGRLVGVAAWTPQKVTGDQQSDPSAALFSVGYAAPSVQRR, translated from the coding sequence GTGAGCCGGGGCGCGCCGCGGGCCTGGTGGGCCGCGGGAGCCCTGCTGCTCGCGGCCTGCCGTCACGCCGCGCCGGTGCTCGCCCCCGACGTCTCCGCCCGGCTCGAGTCCACGCCGGGGGGCTACCTGGCGGGCGACGCGGTGGGACTCGCGGACGCGGCCGTGCTGGAGCGCCGCGACTTCGTCTGGACGCTCGACTTCTCGCCGGACGGCGCGCGCGTGGCCTTCACGCACCTGGCCGGGCAGGACTACCGGCTCGGGCTCTGGAGCCTGGGGCCCCCGCCGGCGCGCGTGGTGGACGCCTCGCTCAACCCCTCCGAGTTCGACGTGGAGGCGCTGGCCTTCTCCGCCGACGGCGCGCTCTTGGCGAGCGCGGGGTGGGACGGCGTGGTGCGCCTGTTCGACGCGGCCACCGGAGCGCCCCGGGCGAGCCTGCGCACCGAGGAGCCCCTCACCGCCGTGGCCTTCCACCCATCGGGCGGCTACCTCGTGGTGGGCAGTGCCCGGGGACTCGTCACCGTGCTGCGCGCGGCGGACCTGGGCTTCTCCTTCGAGTCGCGGCCCCATGCGGACCGGGTGAGCGCGCTCGCCTTCGCGGCGGACGGGACGCTGTACTCGGGCGGTTGGGACAAGCGCATCCATGTCCTCGCTACGCGCGAGGAGGCGCCCCGGCGCGACGGCGCGCGGGTGCGCTTCGAGCGGCGCTCGGGCCACGCGGTGGTGGTGGGCAGCGTCAACGGTGGCGCCCCGGTGCGCTTCGCGCTGGATGCGCGCACGCCCGCCCTCGTGCTCGGCACGGCGGCGGCGCGCGAGGCGGGCATCGACACGGCCTTCGTCCAGGAGACGGTGTCCCTGCCCACCGCGCTCGGCTCCACCCTGGCGCGGCTCGTGCGTGCCCAGCGCCTGCGCTTCAAGGGACTGGTGCTCGAGGGCGTGGACGTGGCGGTGTGTGACGCGTGCCTCCCCGCGGACGTAGGGGGGGTGTTGGGCGCGCCCTTCGCCGAGCGCGTGGACGTGGCGTTCGACGAGGTCACCTCCGAGGCCGTCCTCACCCTCAAGGCCCCCGCGCCTCCGGCTCCGGTGGAGGCGCGGGCGCTGGTGTTCGCCCCGCGCGCCACGTTCTCCTTCGAGGCGCACGTCAACGACGTCACCGTCGACGCGTCCGGGCGCCGCCTGGGCGTGGCCTTCTCGGAGGCGAAGGCCGAGCGCACCCGCGCCGTGTACGAGCGGGAGAAGAAGGGACTTGGCGAGCCGCCCTCCGCCTGGAACGCCGCGGCGGTGGTGGACGCGGGCTCGGGCCAGGTGCTGCGCAAGTGGACGGGCCATGAGGGCGTGGTGGCCTCCGCGGGCATCTCCCCCGACGGGCGCGCGCTCGTGAGTGGAAGCTGGGACAAGCGGCTCTTCCTCTGGCGCGAGGGGCAGGAGGCCCCCGTGGCCGAGCGGCGCCTGGGCTGGTCCGTGCGTCGGGCGCGCTTTGGTCCGGACGGGCGGCTGGTGGGCGTGGCCGCGTGGACGCCGCAGAAGGTGACGGGAGATCAGCAGAGCGATCCCTCCGCCGCCCTCTTCTCCGTGGGCTACGCCGCCCCCAGCGTCCAGCGGCGCTAG
- a CDS encoding VWA domain-containing protein: MPLEPLARWRLVLGEASDGALGNCLDERGRAMDSALSWLYGREGDLSERGVRQGGSGESVLSVPEWINDVHTLFPQETIERLEQDAVERYQIDEVVTRADVLERVEPNETLLRAVLRTKHLMNPEVLAVARRIVQRVVSELMEKLAREVRRTFSGVLDRRRRSPLKVARNFDFRRTLRENLRRYSPTERRIAIERAAFYSRTRRHVDRWQVILLVDQSGSMTSSVIHSAVTAACLWGLPGIQTHLVAFDTAVVDLTRDVTDPVELLMKVQLGGGTDIQLAVAYAAGLIETPRRTIVVLITDFIEGGPPGMLVRRVKELCDQGTKVLGLAALEPDATPNYDRDCARRLVDVGAHVAAMTPGELAGWIAEKVRA; this comes from the coding sequence ATGCCCCTTGAGCCCCTGGCGCGCTGGCGCCTCGTGTTGGGAGAAGCCTCGGACGGGGCGCTCGGCAATTGTCTGGACGAGCGCGGACGGGCGATGGACTCGGCGCTCTCGTGGCTCTACGGCCGGGAGGGAGATCTCTCCGAGCGCGGCGTGCGACAGGGCGGCTCGGGCGAGTCCGTGCTCAGCGTTCCGGAGTGGATCAACGACGTCCACACGCTCTTTCCCCAGGAGACCATCGAGCGGCTCGAACAGGATGCCGTCGAGCGCTATCAAATCGACGAGGTGGTGACGCGCGCCGACGTGCTCGAGCGCGTGGAGCCCAACGAGACCCTGCTGCGCGCGGTGCTGCGCACCAAACACCTGATGAATCCCGAGGTGCTCGCGGTGGCCCGCCGCATCGTGCAGCGGGTGGTGAGCGAGCTGATGGAGAAGCTGGCCCGGGAGGTGCGCCGCACGTTCTCGGGGGTGCTCGACCGGCGGAGGCGCTCGCCCCTGAAGGTGGCGCGCAACTTCGACTTCCGGCGCACCCTGCGCGAGAACCTGCGCCGCTACTCCCCCACCGAGCGGCGGATCGCCATCGAGCGCGCCGCGTTCTACTCGCGCACCCGCCGCCACGTGGACCGCTGGCAGGTCATCCTCCTGGTGGACCAGTCCGGCAGCATGACGTCCTCGGTCATCCACTCGGCCGTCACCGCCGCGTGTCTGTGGGGACTGCCCGGCATCCAGACGCACCTCGTCGCCTTCGACACCGCGGTGGTGGACCTCACCCGGGACGTGACGGACCCCGTGGAGCTGTTGATGAAGGTGCAGCTCGGCGGGGGCACGGACATCCAGCTCGCGGTGGCCTACGCCGCGGGGCTCATCGAGACGCCCCGGCGCACCATCGTCGTCCTCATCACCGACTTCATCGAGGGCGGCCCCCCGGGGATGCTCGTGCGCCGTGTGAAGGAGCTGTGCGACCAGGGCACGAAGGTGCTGGGGCTCGCGGCGCTCGAACCGGACGCCACGCCGAACTACGACCGCGACTGCGCCCGGCGGCTGGTGGACGTGGGCGCGCACGTGGCGGCGATGACCCCGGGCGAGCTGGCCGGGTGGATCGCCGAGAAGGTGCGCGCATGA